The Paraburkholderia dioscoreae DNA window AGGAACTGCTTCGCCGCGTGGGCCTGGCGGATAAACACCGTAGCTACCCGGACGAACTCTCCGGCGGCCAGCAACAGCGCGTTGCCATTGCGCGGGCGCTGGCGCTGAAACCCGAATTGCTCTTGCTCGACGAAATCACCGCCGCGCTCGACCCGGAACTCGTGAACGAAGTTCTCGACACCGTGCGCACACTGGCGAGCGAAGGCATCACGATGCTGCTCGTATCGCATGAAATGTCGTTCGTGCGCGAAGTGTCCACGCGGGTGGTGATGATGGACAAAGGGCAGATCGTCGAAATCGGCACGCCGGACAAGATCTTCGGCAATGCCAGCGAAGCACGTACGCGGGACTTCGTCGGGAAGATTCTGCGGCATCACTAAGCCGGCTGTGCGCCGGCTCGCATGCCTGAGAAATCAGGCGCGCGCCAGCAGGAATGGCGCAAGGTCGACATCGAAGGGCGCCGGTTTGTCTTGCACCAGACTCGCTATGATCCGTGCGATAGCCGGCCCTGCCGTAAAGCCCATCCACGGAAAGAAATTGATGAAGAAGCCAGGCGTGCCCGGCACTTCGCCAAGAATTGGCTTCCAGTCGTCGGTTCCATTCACCACCGCTGCCCACGTGCGAATCACGGACAGCGCGCCGAGCGCCGGCACTGCAGCCAGCG harbors:
- a CDS encoding amino acid ABC transporter ATP-binding protein, yielding MPHLAVEKLSSAYAQQQVLRDITLSVERGEVISLIGPSGSGKSTLLRTLVGLMPPTAGRVVLDDEPLNYSSRKSVRAARDKMAIVFQQYNLFQNMDVMRNVTLSPLKIKKRARDQVENEAKELLRRVGLADKHRSYPDELSGGQQQRVAIARALALKPELLLLDEITAALDPELVNEVLDTVRTLASEGITMLLVSHEMSFVREVSTRVVMMDKGQIVEIGTPDKIFGNASEARTRDFVGKILRHH